The following are from one region of the Myxocyprinus asiaticus isolate MX2 ecotype Aquarium Trade chromosome 2, UBuf_Myxa_2, whole genome shotgun sequence genome:
- the LOC127409777 gene encoding uncharacterized protein LOC127409777 codes for MIILAMLVIVWASGVQPTQRSEIALLQTVQLGDDVTIKCFLTTKHANTIVWYKQSIGQMPRAIALSYNYLTETRFVDEFKNGRFTISASETSFHLSITATTKEDTGIYYCGTVFLNQLEFISGAYLLTKGTESKDFNTEQQPELLPVSQGDNVNIQCKILIESCLEDHSVYWFRHGATESHQGILYVQSGGYGQCKRSAEAGSKTRRCVYDFSKRNISLSDVGIYYCAIAACGEIMLGNGTTLKNRDNANQNIWDPLLLSLISSNVVFMIVIVTLLVDLCKNRRKRHRGSTKSSTSQSCETGDFLNYAAVSFVPIPSSSRRTRGSNNRDLAEYSEVHF; via the exons ATGATCATTTTGGCAATGTTGGTAATCGTTTGGGCTT CTGGAGTCCAACCAACACAAAGAAGTGAAATTGCTTTGTTACAAACAGTTCAGCTGGGAGATGATGTAACAATCAAATGCTTCTTGACAACAAAACATGCCAACACAATAGTTTGGTATAAGCAGAGCATTGGTCAAATGCCTAGGGCAATTGCACTATCATACAATTACTTGACAGAAACCAGATTTGTGGATGAATTTAAAAATGGAAGATTCACTATTTCAGCAAGTGAAACATCTTTCCACCTCAGCATCACTGCAACAACCAAGGAGGACACTGGAATATACTACTGTGGGACAGTGTTCTTGAATCAATTAGAATTTATCTCTGGAGCATATCTATTGACTAAAG GAACTGAGAGCAAAGACTTTAATACTGAACAACAACCAGAGTTACTGCCAGTTAGTCAAGGTGACAATGTAAATATCCAGTGCAAAATCCTAATTGAGAGCTGTTTAGAGGACCATAGTGTCTACTGGTTCAGACATGGTGCAACTGAATCTCACCAAGGAATATTGTACGTTCAAAGTGGTGGATACGGTCAGTGTAAAAGGAGTGCCGAGGCTGGTTCTAAAACACGAAGATGTGTTTATGACTTCTCTAAGAGGAACATTAGCCTCTCTGATGTTGGGATTTACTACTGTGCCATTGCTGCATGTGGGGAGATAATGCTTGGGAATGGAACCACACTGAAAAACAGAG ACAATGCAAATCAAAATATTTGGGATCCACTACTCCTGTCCTTGATATCGTCCAATGTTGTTTTTATGATAGTAATTGTTACACTCCTTGTTGATCTTTgcaaaaacaggagaaaaaggCACAGAG gatcTACAAAGTCCAGCACATCTCAGTCATGTGAG ACTGGAGACTTTTTGAATTATGCAGCTGTAAGTTTTGTCCCCATCCCTTCATCTTCAAGAAGAACCAGAGGATCAAACAACAGAGACTTGGCTGAATACAGTGAAGTCCATTTTTAG